Proteins co-encoded in one Mycobacterium mantenii genomic window:
- a CDS encoding fumarylacetoacetate hydrolase family protein — MTLSVLHTADSWWLKTTNGVVKIDTAATSTAALLADRAAIQKAADSADTVEPDGLRLVSPVTRPCRVIAQMTNFESHVKDAGMDPSAVPLTFFRKASASINGPFDDIVRPQHVKLLDYEVEIGLVIGRTIPVGSSISDANLADLIAGLVVTNDISARDVQLPQTQFYEAKSYPTFTPVGPELVLLGADELKRFGDLRLRLSVNGEERQNALVDPDMLYRPLQALQSLTQFQELAPGDLVLTGTPAGTALSAPPKPLQIIGNLLPPSVKWKVFFARQAGNTDYLQDGDVIEASIATDDEVIDLGTQRATVRFA, encoded by the coding sequence ATGACCCTTTCCGTCCTGCACACCGCCGACTCTTGGTGGCTCAAGACCACCAACGGCGTCGTGAAGATCGACACCGCCGCCACCAGCACCGCAGCGCTCCTGGCCGACCGGGCCGCTATCCAGAAAGCCGCCGACAGCGCCGACACCGTGGAACCCGACGGTTTGCGGTTGGTGTCGCCGGTGACCAGGCCGTGCCGGGTCATAGCGCAGATGACGAACTTCGAGTCGCACGTCAAGGACGCGGGCATGGATCCATCGGCGGTTCCCCTGACCTTCTTTCGCAAGGCGTCGGCGTCGATCAACGGCCCGTTCGACGACATCGTCAGACCGCAACACGTCAAACTCCTCGACTACGAGGTGGAGATCGGGCTGGTGATCGGGCGCACCATCCCGGTCGGAAGCAGCATTTCCGATGCGAATCTCGCCGACCTTATCGCCGGGCTGGTCGTCACCAACGACATCTCGGCGCGCGATGTCCAACTCCCCCAAACTCAGTTCTATGAGGCAAAGTCGTATCCGACGTTCACCCCGGTCGGCCCGGAGCTGGTGCTGCTCGGCGCGGACGAACTCAAGCGGTTCGGCGATCTGCGGTTGCGGTTGAGCGTCAACGGCGAGGAGCGCCAGAATGCGCTGGTGGATCCCGACATGCTCTACCGTCCGCTGCAGGCGCTGCAGTCACTGACCCAGTTCCAGGAACTCGCGCCGGGCGATTTGGTGCTCACCGGAACCCCGGCCGGCACCGCGTTGAGCGCCCCGCCGAAACCGCTGCAGATCATCGGAAACCTGTTGCCGCCCAGCGTGAAGTGGAAAGTCTTCTTTGCGCGCCAGGCCGGCAACACGGATTATCTGCAAGATGGTGACGTCATAGAGGCGTCGATCGCAACCGATGACGAGGTCATCGATCTCGGAACACAGCGCGCCACAGTCCGATTCGCGTGA
- the mhpA gene encoding bifunctional 3-(3-hydroxy-phenyl)propionate/3-hydroxycinnamic acid hydroxylase MhpA translates to MKPGEFRRSSVIVVGAGPTGITTATLLAQYGVDCLVLDRWPAVYPQPRAVHLDDEIYRVIARLGIADEFKSISRPTRGLRLLAADFGVLAEFNRDQSPDANGFPQANMFDQPELEALLRANLERHPNAQLRGNAEVTGITHGADGIRVTFTDRSDGRVHRVDTRYVLGCDGANSMVRAHIGSAMRDLKFQQRWLVVDVATDADLGQWDGVHQMCDPVRAGTYMRIGEARYRWEFQLLAGETAADFGTLEALRSLIAPWTDRVANGDLRLLRVAEYTFRAQIADRWRRGQVFILGDAAHLTPPFIGQGMGAGVRDAANLAWKIAAVHHGTMAADILETYEQERKPHTRQMIRLALGVGWAMTGGGRAGDAARRLVLPRLRFLPGVRRRIVDSTTPSLHSSALVCNSRLPRRLAGRLCPNPSLPDGRRLDNALGARFALITTIRPTAADEASLVRRGVAVVIARPGDPLATWLRRGHANAALIRPDRTVARAGRNVAAVCAWTTAVLCDR, encoded by the coding sequence GTGAAGCCCGGTGAGTTCCGGCGCAGCTCCGTGATCGTAGTCGGTGCCGGACCCACGGGCATCACCACTGCGACCCTGTTGGCGCAATACGGCGTGGATTGCCTGGTGCTCGACCGTTGGCCCGCCGTGTATCCGCAGCCGCGGGCCGTGCACCTGGACGACGAGATCTATCGCGTCATCGCCCGCCTCGGCATCGCCGATGAGTTCAAGTCGATCTCCAGGCCCACACGGGGATTGCGATTGCTGGCAGCGGATTTCGGTGTACTGGCCGAGTTCAACCGCGACCAATCCCCCGACGCGAACGGTTTCCCGCAAGCCAACATGTTCGACCAGCCGGAGCTGGAGGCGCTGCTGCGCGCGAATCTCGAGCGCCATCCGAATGCGCAGTTACGCGGCAACGCCGAGGTCACCGGGATCACCCACGGCGCGGACGGCATCCGCGTCACGTTCACCGACCGCTCCGACGGTCGAGTGCACCGGGTCGACACACGCTATGTGCTGGGCTGCGACGGCGCCAACAGCATGGTGCGTGCCCACATTGGGTCCGCGATGCGGGACTTGAAGTTTCAGCAGCGATGGTTGGTCGTCGATGTGGCCACCGACGCCGACCTGGGCCAATGGGACGGCGTCCACCAGATGTGCGACCCGGTGCGCGCGGGAACCTATATGCGCATCGGAGAAGCCCGCTACCGCTGGGAGTTCCAGCTGCTGGCCGGCGAAACGGCCGCGGACTTCGGCACGCTGGAGGCGTTGCGGTCGTTGATCGCGCCCTGGACGGACAGGGTCGCCAACGGCGACCTTCGGCTGCTGCGCGTCGCCGAATACACCTTCCGCGCTCAGATCGCCGACCGGTGGCGCCGCGGCCAAGTGTTCATTCTCGGCGACGCGGCGCATCTCACGCCCCCGTTCATCGGCCAAGGCATGGGGGCGGGGGTTCGGGACGCAGCCAACCTGGCGTGGAAGATTGCCGCGGTCCATCACGGCACCATGGCCGCCGACATACTGGAAACCTACGAGCAGGAACGCAAACCGCATACCCGGCAGATGATCCGGTTGGCGTTGGGCGTCGGGTGGGCAATGACCGGTGGTGGCCGCGCGGGCGATGCGGCGCGCCGGTTGGTGTTGCCGCGGCTGCGCTTCCTCCCCGGCGTGCGCCGCAGGATCGTCGACTCGACCACGCCGTCACTGCATTCCTCTGCGCTGGTGTGTAATTCGCGGCTACCGCGCCGCCTCGCGGGCAGGTTGTGCCCGAATCCGTCGCTACCCGACGGCCGGCGCCTCGATAACGCGCTCGGCGCGCGTTTCGCGCTGATCACCACGATTCGCCCGACTGCCGCCGACGAAGCATCCCTGGTGCGCCGCGGCGTCGCCGTCGTGATCGCCCGACCTGGGGATCCCTTGGCGACGTGGCTACGCCGGGGACACGCCAACGCAGCGCTCATCCGCCCCGACCGGACCGTTGCGCGGGCCGGACGCAATGTCGCGGCTGTGTGCGCGTGGACAACTGCCGTCCTGTGCGATCGGTGA
- the efeO gene encoding iron uptake system protein EfeO, which translates to MTACGHSTDNSSHAQQQKPGRTNAVKVTLANDGGKDGCALDTTSVPAGPVTFTVANTNAPGISEVELLRDQRIVGEKENLAPGLDPVSFTVSLDGGAYQLYCPGASTEYQSLTVTGQTPATPTGTVASILSKGTKDYAAYIVNQIGQLNDGVKALDAAVQGGNVDAAKATYAKARLFWERSESTVEGFVLPGFAVGDNAGSLDYLIDMRESTPVDAKVGWKGFHAIERDLWQGGAITPGTKALSTELVSNVGKLNGIVASLQYKPEDLANGASDLIEEIQNTKITGEEEAFSHIDLVDFSGNVEGAQQAYASLRPGLEKIDGNLVHQIDQQFQSVLTTLDGYRDAAALGGYKTYTPALKASDAPKLTAVIQPLHQSLSTVAQKVVTAG; encoded by the coding sequence ATGACCGCATGCGGCCACTCGACGGATAACTCGAGCCATGCCCAGCAGCAGAAACCGGGACGCACCAATGCGGTCAAGGTCACCTTGGCCAACGACGGGGGCAAAGACGGCTGCGCACTGGACACCACCAGCGTGCCCGCCGGGCCGGTGACCTTCACGGTCGCCAATACGAATGCGCCGGGGATCAGTGAAGTCGAATTACTCAGGGACCAGCGGATCGTCGGCGAGAAGGAAAACCTCGCGCCCGGCCTGGACCCGGTGTCGTTCACGGTTTCGCTGGACGGGGGTGCCTACCAACTCTACTGTCCGGGTGCGAGCACCGAATACCAGAGCCTGACGGTGACGGGCCAGACGCCGGCGACGCCGACGGGCACGGTGGCCAGCATCCTCAGCAAGGGCACCAAGGACTACGCGGCCTACATCGTCAACCAGATCGGTCAGCTCAACGATGGCGTGAAGGCACTCGATGCTGCCGTGCAGGGGGGCAATGTCGATGCCGCGAAGGCCACCTACGCCAAAGCCCGGTTGTTCTGGGAGCGTTCGGAGTCCACCGTGGAGGGCTTCGTCCTGCCGGGCTTCGCGGTCGGCGACAACGCCGGCAGCCTGGACTATCTGATCGACATGCGCGAGTCGACGCCGGTCGACGCGAAGGTCGGCTGGAAGGGCTTTCACGCCATCGAGCGCGATCTGTGGCAGGGCGGCGCGATCACCCCCGGAACAAAGGCGCTCAGCACCGAATTGGTAAGCAACGTCGGCAAATTGAACGGCATCGTCGCCAGCCTGCAGTACAAACCCGAGGACCTGGCCAACGGTGCCAGCGACCTGATCGAAGAGATCCAGAACACCAAAATCACCGGTGAGGAAGAGGCCTTCAGTCACATTGACCTGGTGGACTTTTCGGGCAACGTCGAAGGCGCCCAACAGGCGTACGCCTCGCTGCGGCCGGGCCTGGAAAAGATCGACGGCAATCTCGTCCACCAGATCGATCAGCAGTTCCAAAGCGTGCTCACCACGCTGGATGGGTATCGCGACGCGGCCGCACTCGGCGGCTACAAGACCTACACCCCGGCGCTGAAGGCCAGCGACGCACCGAAGCTGACCGCGGTCATCCAGCCGCTGCACCAAAGCCTGTCTACCGTCGCCCAAAAAGTCGTCACGGCCGGCTGA
- a CDS encoding universal stress protein has translation MSASGKQLGIVVAVDGSPASNVAASWAAREASMRNVPLTVVHAVSTPTATYPPVPYPESLVTSLEDEGKKAIMHAMKIADEAMPADRKVLIGRELVYSAPVPALLKMSDTAEMIVVGSAGHGLLARGVLGSVSSTVVRHANCPVAVLRDEELPDPRNGYVLLGTDGSPASELATEIAFDEASRRGVDLVAIHAWSDTAVTEIFEAEWPAVEDEAQRSLAESLAGWQERYPDVAVHRLVARDRAARHLIDKAEGAQLVVVGSHGRGGLASMLLGSVSNTVLHSVRVPVIVARPAAPE, from the coding sequence ATGTCGGCATCCGGCAAACAACTCGGCATCGTCGTCGCGGTTGACGGCTCGCCAGCGTCCAATGTCGCCGCGTCCTGGGCGGCCCGGGAAGCGTCGATGAGAAATGTCCCGCTGACCGTCGTGCACGCGGTGTCGACACCCACCGCGACGTACCCACCGGTGCCATACCCCGAGTCTCTCGTCACGAGTCTGGAAGACGAAGGCAAAAAGGCGATCATGCACGCGATGAAAATCGCGGACGAGGCGATGCCCGCCGACCGCAAGGTGCTCATCGGACGGGAGTTGGTGTATTCGGCCCCGGTGCCGGCCTTGCTCAAGATGTCCGATACGGCGGAGATGATCGTCGTGGGCAGCGCCGGTCACGGATTACTGGCTCGTGGTGTGCTGGGGTCGGTGAGCTCGACCGTGGTGCGGCACGCGAATTGCCCGGTCGCGGTGCTCCGGGACGAAGAGCTGCCGGATCCGCGCAACGGTTATGTCCTGTTGGGCACCGACGGCTCACCGGCGTCCGAACTCGCCACCGAGATCGCGTTCGACGAGGCGTCGCGACGCGGCGTCGATCTGGTCGCCATCCACGCCTGGAGCGACACCGCGGTGACCGAAATCTTCGAAGCCGAATGGCCGGCGGTGGAAGACGAGGCGCAGCGTAGCCTCGCCGAAAGCCTCGCGGGATGGCAGGAACGGTATCCCGACGTCGCCGTTCATCGACTGGTCGCCCGCGACCGGGCGGCGCGGCACCTCATCGACAAGGCGGAGGGCGCACAGCTGGTGGTGGTCGGCAGTCACGGGCGGGGCGGGCTAGCCAGCATGCTGTTGGGCTCGGTCAGTAACACGGTCCTGCACTCGGTGCGGGTACCGGTCATCGTCGCCCGGCCGGCGGCACCCGAATAG
- a CDS encoding OsmC family protein has product MTDALVIDAEGLDRLSCTAKASPETGKKTLKAKTVCETGFRNMTYVRDLAPMLVGEPPALLGDDSAPNPSETALAALGSCVSVGLLANATRRGVTLTKIEIEMEGDIDISAVWGVGDTPPGKPLGFSAVRCTVSLAGGADEATLKEIHDNAIAWSPVVNTFRNPVTVDSTLISQQAS; this is encoded by the coding sequence ATGACCGACGCACTCGTCATCGACGCCGAAGGCCTTGACCGGCTGTCCTGTACCGCCAAGGCCAGCCCCGAGACCGGCAAGAAGACGCTCAAAGCCAAGACGGTCTGTGAGACCGGGTTCCGCAACATGACCTATGTACGGGACCTGGCGCCGATGCTGGTGGGCGAGCCACCCGCGCTGCTGGGCGACGACTCGGCACCCAATCCCTCGGAGACGGCGCTGGCCGCGCTGGGCTCGTGCGTATCGGTGGGACTGTTGGCCAACGCGACCCGTCGTGGCGTGACTCTGACCAAGATCGAAATCGAGATGGAAGGCGACATCGATATCTCCGCGGTGTGGGGCGTGGGGGACACCCCGCCCGGCAAGCCCCTCGGGTTCAGCGCGGTCCGCTGCACGGTGAGCCTGGCCGGCGGCGCCGACGAAGCGACGCTGAAGGAGATCCACGACAACGCCATTGCCTGGTCACCCGTGGTGAACACGTTTCGCAACCCGGTAACGGTCGACTCGACCCTGATCAGCCAACAAGCATCATGA
- a CDS encoding RNA polymerase sigma factor encodes MVTPVAVPPEGTESERLVGGVPLASLVRDFHRPMVNFARTMVDSPTVAEEAVQEAWVQVLQSADSFQGRSSVSTWLFGIVRHTASRHRQRESRIRHHEVLAADGEADDPLSGHMHAAGHPDAGHWSVPPSHRFLPEDQTVETELLGCLRAALEGLPERQRQLVILRDIAGTSADEAAALLELSAEAQRALLYRARGNLRTELEKRYQR; translated from the coding sequence ATGGTGACTCCGGTGGCGGTGCCACCGGAGGGTACCGAATCCGAACGCCTGGTCGGCGGGGTTCCGCTGGCCAGCTTGGTGCGCGACTTTCACCGTCCGATGGTGAATTTCGCTCGCACCATGGTGGATTCGCCCACCGTCGCCGAAGAAGCGGTGCAGGAGGCATGGGTGCAGGTGCTGCAGTCGGCGGATTCGTTTCAGGGGCGTTCGTCGGTCAGTACCTGGCTGTTCGGCATTGTCAGACACACCGCATCCCGGCACCGGCAACGGGAATCGCGGATCCGCCATCATGAGGTGCTGGCCGCCGATGGCGAAGCCGACGATCCGCTGTCGGGTCACATGCATGCCGCCGGTCACCCCGATGCCGGACATTGGAGCGTCCCGCCGTCGCATCGCTTTCTGCCCGAAGATCAGACCGTCGAAACCGAACTCCTCGGCTGTCTCCGAGCGGCGCTGGAGGGGCTGCCCGAACGACAGCGGCAACTGGTCATCCTGCGTGACATCGCCGGAACCTCGGCCGACGAGGCGGCCGCGCTTCTCGAATTGTCCGCCGAGGCGCAGCGGGCACTGCTCTACCGCGCCCGGGGAAATCTCCGAACCGAACTGGAAAAGCGGTATCAACGATGA
- a CDS encoding formate/nitrite transporter family protein has protein sequence MTINAEAPQRQSDVVVAYNVTAFPPGVRASGVSEDPFEPLSVGAMVDRVAAMAIEKAAHPLTFLMRSLVGGVMVAFGALLALVVSTGVKTPGVASLLMGLAFGMSFVLILVSGMSLITADMAAGFLAVLNRGLTVGGYVVLVTVGLIGNIVGALVFVSVCAAAGGPYLGTFAERAATVGTLKAGQPFWTALLLAVVCTWFLQTSMCMFFKARSDIARMAFAFYGPFAFVIGGTQHVIANVGFLGLPLLLNLFHPVAPRGVITWGFGEHGLLTNIGITTVGNLIGGTVFVALPFWIIARLQRRQT, from the coding sequence ATGACGATCAACGCTGAAGCGCCGCAGCGTCAGAGCGACGTTGTGGTTGCGTACAACGTGACCGCTTTCCCTCCCGGCGTCAGGGCGAGCGGCGTGTCCGAGGATCCGTTCGAGCCCCTGTCGGTCGGCGCCATGGTCGACCGGGTGGCGGCCATGGCAATCGAAAAGGCCGCGCACCCCTTAACATTCCTGATGCGTTCCCTGGTCGGCGGTGTCATGGTGGCGTTCGGGGCGCTGCTGGCCCTGGTGGTGAGCACCGGCGTCAAGACACCGGGCGTGGCGAGCCTGCTGATGGGCCTGGCTTTCGGCATGTCCTTCGTCCTGATCCTGGTGTCGGGCATGTCACTGATCACCGCGGACATGGCCGCGGGTTTTCTCGCGGTGCTCAACCGCGGACTGACCGTGGGCGGCTACGTCGTGTTGGTCACCGTCGGACTGATCGGCAACATCGTTGGCGCTCTGGTGTTCGTGTCGGTGTGCGCCGCGGCCGGCGGCCCTTATCTGGGTACGTTTGCCGAGCGGGCGGCGACCGTCGGCACGCTGAAGGCCGGGCAGCCGTTCTGGACGGCACTGCTGCTCGCGGTGGTGTGCACCTGGTTCCTGCAGACGTCGATGTGCATGTTCTTCAAGGCGCGCAGCGACATCGCCCGGATGGCATTCGCATTCTACGGCCCGTTCGCTTTCGTGATCGGCGGCACCCAGCACGTGATCGCCAACGTCGGATTTCTCGGTCTTCCCTTGCTGCTCAATCTCTTCCACCCGGTCGCACCGCGGGGCGTGATCACCTGGGGGTTCGGCGAACACGGCTTGCTCACCAACATCGGCATCACGACCGTGGGTAATCTCATCGGTGGCACGGTGTTCGTGGCGTTGCCGTTCTGGATCATTGCGCGATTGCAGCGGCGCCAGACTTAG
- a CDS encoding acyl-CoA dehydrogenase family protein: MTATMDPAASRLDVELLEDIRAHASALDRGEDHSRRSFAALGAAGLLGIGAPGNLDGGLPVMAEVIRLVSGACMSTGFSLWAHRMTVEYLLMAATEFSIAAIEPLLTGSVLGVTGMAAAFKEAAGCGSLELTAAPVADGYRVSGPIRWASNLHPDSTMVTTVRTDAGEKLIVALTLGTPGVVLGEHFDLLAMGSTASSYLNLDGAHVPAEQVLSRDFERFLQAVRPTFLVLQSAMCLGLTRTAVTQARLELGGVNEVFSADLDRVTQKLIDAEATLATLAAAVGGTEPPTKKELLSLRLTAAELSSASADLEIRTAGGKGYASRTPASRRYREAAFIPVQSPSEGQLRWELARCV; encoded by the coding sequence ATGACGGCGACCATGGATCCTGCCGCCAGCCGGTTGGATGTCGAACTATTGGAAGACATTCGGGCTCACGCCTCGGCGCTGGACCGAGGTGAGGACCACTCCCGGCGCAGTTTCGCCGCGCTGGGTGCGGCCGGTCTGCTCGGAATCGGCGCTCCCGGCAACCTCGACGGCGGACTCCCGGTGATGGCCGAGGTGATCCGGTTGGTCTCTGGGGCCTGCATGAGCACCGGGTTCTCGTTGTGGGCGCATCGCATGACGGTCGAGTATTTGCTCATGGCCGCAACTGAATTCAGTATCGCTGCGATTGAACCGCTGCTTACGGGAAGCGTGCTGGGGGTGACCGGCATGGCCGCGGCGTTCAAGGAGGCGGCCGGTTGTGGCAGCTTGGAGCTGACCGCCGCACCCGTGGCCGACGGGTACCGGGTGTCCGGCCCGATCAGATGGGCCAGTAACTTGCACCCCGACTCGACCATGGTGACCACGGTGCGGACCGATGCCGGCGAGAAACTGATCGTCGCGTTGACCCTGGGCACGCCCGGGGTGGTTCTGGGCGAGCACTTCGATCTGCTGGCCATGGGCAGCACCGCCTCGTCCTACCTGAACCTGGACGGCGCTCACGTCCCCGCCGAACAGGTGTTGTCGCGCGACTTCGAGAGGTTCCTGCAGGCGGTCCGCCCGACTTTCCTTGTCCTGCAGTCGGCAATGTGCCTGGGCCTGACGCGGACGGCCGTGACGCAGGCCCGGTTGGAGCTCGGCGGCGTCAACGAGGTGTTCAGCGCCGATCTCGACCGCGTGACGCAGAAGCTGATCGATGCCGAGGCGACGCTGGCGACTCTGGCCGCGGCCGTGGGAGGAACCGAGCCGCCCACCAAGAAGGAACTGCTGTCGCTGCGACTGACCGCAGCCGAATTGTCCAGCGCCAGTGCCGACTTGGAGATCCGGACTGCCGGCGGGAAAGGATATGCGAGCAGAACGCCGGCAAGCAGGCGCTACCGTGAGGCGGCGTTCATCCCCGTCCAGTCGCCGTCCGAAGGGCAGCTGCGCTGGGAACTGGCCAGATGCGTCTGA
- the efeU gene encoding iron uptake transporter permease EfeU yields the protein MQGVFGVFIGTFLIGLREGLEASLIVSIVGAFLMRNGQTVRPMFAGVALAVLLSVGVGVGLDLFAASLPQAQQEMMETVINAIAVVFVTSMIIWMNGNAAQLKGELEREARRAVNRGSAFALAVMAFLAVLKEGFETSVFLLAAAQTSHGNRWFAVLGGAVGIATSVGLGVGLYYGGLRINLGRFFRVTGVFLVLIAAGLVLGALRTAHEAGWVSIGQQQVLDLSGWIPSNSVLGAATTGVFGIPADPRLIEVLGWLLYAVPVLVVFLWPARLAATPRARGRLLAATSAVLVIVAAALAIVTPAAGSSPGVRVRTVTDRSGHTAAVSMVTGPHGRELTVVPQGTSTAHNIVLVPGDDQTVDGLPVQVWQASEPAGADGAPEVTLGQLLSMTGGRLPVGLAAGRTPGPFQGQWSTTTVYTVLAQGDSVVSAQAMSNRTAILTGGGLIGAKTVSLGGLTTDWSTSKVEDRSTAAEIVSNGRDRGERQLWNVWLPLVIAGFALACALSAIASVRTDRRQDDERKSI from the coding sequence TCGTCGGTGCCTTCCTCATGCGAAACGGCCAGACCGTGCGCCCAATGTTTGCCGGGGTCGCCCTGGCCGTGCTGCTCAGCGTCGGAGTCGGTGTCGGCCTCGACCTGTTCGCCGCGAGCCTGCCGCAGGCCCAGCAAGAGATGATGGAGACCGTCATCAACGCCATCGCGGTGGTGTTCGTGACCTCGATGATCATCTGGATGAACGGCAACGCCGCCCAGCTCAAAGGGGAACTTGAGCGCGAAGCCCGTCGGGCGGTCAACCGCGGCAGCGCGTTCGCCCTGGCCGTGATGGCGTTCCTTGCCGTCCTCAAGGAGGGCTTCGAGACGTCGGTCTTCTTGCTGGCGGCCGCGCAGACCTCGCACGGGAACCGGTGGTTCGCCGTGCTGGGTGGCGCCGTGGGCATCGCGACGTCGGTCGGGCTCGGCGTGGGCCTGTATTACGGCGGCCTGCGGATCAACCTCGGCCGGTTCTTCCGGGTCACCGGGGTGTTTCTGGTGCTGATCGCCGCCGGGCTGGTGCTGGGTGCGCTGCGCACCGCGCACGAGGCGGGTTGGGTCAGCATCGGCCAGCAGCAGGTGCTCGACCTGTCCGGCTGGATACCCAGCAACTCGGTGCTGGGTGCGGCCACGACCGGGGTGTTCGGCATCCCCGCCGACCCGCGCCTCATCGAGGTGCTGGGCTGGCTGCTCTACGCCGTGCCGGTACTTGTCGTCTTCCTCTGGCCCGCACGGCTCGCCGCCACGCCGCGGGCCCGCGGCCGGTTGCTGGCGGCGACGTCGGCGGTGCTGGTCATCGTCGCGGCGGCGCTGGCGATCGTGACGCCCGCCGCCGGCTCATCGCCGGGCGTGCGCGTGCGCACCGTCACCGACCGCTCCGGCCACACCGCTGCGGTGTCGATGGTGACCGGGCCGCACGGACGCGAACTGACCGTCGTCCCCCAGGGCACCTCGACCGCCCACAACATCGTGCTCGTCCCGGGAGACGACCAAACCGTGGACGGCCTGCCGGTACAGGTATGGCAGGCTTCCGAGCCCGCCGGGGCCGATGGTGCGCCGGAAGTCACGCTGGGTCAGTTGCTGAGCATGACGGGGGGCCGGCTACCGGTCGGTCTCGCGGCCGGCCGCACTCCGGGGCCGTTTCAGGGTCAGTGGTCGACGACCACCGTGTATACCGTGCTCGCGCAAGGCGATTCAGTGGTGAGTGCGCAAGCGATGAGCAACCGCACGGCGATTCTGACCGGCGGTGGGCTGATCGGTGCCAAGACCGTCAGCCTCGGCGGGCTGACGACGGACTGGTCCACGTCCAAAGTCGAGGACCGCTCGACTGCCGCCGAGATCGTTTCGAACGGCCGTGATCGCGGCGAGCGGCAGCTCTGGAATGTCTGGCTTCCATTGGTGATAGCGGGTTTTGCGTTGGCTTGCGCGCTGTCGGCGATAGCCTCGGTGCGCACGGACCGCAGGCAAGACGATGAGAGGAAATCGATCTAA
- the efeB gene encoding iron uptake transporter deferrochelatase/peroxidase subunit translates to MTDDITEPAGDPNNAGTPAESSTVSRRRALGGAMLAGLGGAAIGAVGGGFAGHAMAAGQRGDDDDTVDLRRSYPFYGQPHQGGIDTPPQRYAMFMSFSVAGGAGRRELQTLLARWSAAAAILQQGKPVGTVQPQVEVQPPADTGEAYGLSPASLTVTVGLGPSLFGDRFGLAAKRPAVFTDLPPLNGDNLDPRLHGGDLSVQACADDPQVCYHAVRNLARLGRNIVSPFWAVLGFGRASAGPGQHTPRNLLGFKDGTRNIATDGEYAKFVWVNNSDQPWMNGGTYQVVRKIRMLMETWDVDRIGNQQRIFGRTKEEGAPLSGKHEFDTPDFAAKGTDGNPLIDPMSHVGLAARENNDGIMIRRRSYNYTDGLDANGQLNAGLLFVSYQKDPQDFIRLQNRLGAHDLLNEYIRHIGSAIFAVPPAPAEGHYIAQSLFG, encoded by the coding sequence GTGACTGACGACATCACCGAACCCGCCGGCGACCCGAACAACGCCGGCACGCCGGCGGAATCCAGCACGGTGTCGCGCCGGCGTGCGCTGGGCGGCGCCATGCTGGCCGGACTGGGCGGTGCCGCGATCGGCGCCGTCGGTGGCGGCTTCGCCGGTCACGCGATGGCGGCGGGGCAACGCGGGGACGACGATGACACCGTCGATCTGCGCCGCAGCTATCCCTTCTACGGCCAGCCCCACCAAGGCGGAATCGACACGCCCCCACAGCGGTACGCCATGTTCATGTCGTTCTCGGTGGCCGGCGGCGCGGGCCGCAGAGAGCTGCAGACGCTGTTGGCGCGCTGGTCGGCCGCCGCCGCGATCCTGCAGCAGGGCAAGCCGGTCGGGACCGTACAGCCGCAGGTCGAGGTGCAGCCTCCCGCGGACACCGGGGAGGCCTACGGGCTGAGCCCCGCCAGCCTCACCGTCACCGTCGGATTGGGCCCGTCGCTGTTCGGCGATCGGTTCGGACTGGCCGCCAAGCGGCCCGCCGTGTTCACCGACCTGCCGCCGCTGAACGGAGACAACCTTGATCCCCGGCTGCATGGTGGAGACCTGTCCGTGCAGGCGTGCGCCGACGACCCCCAGGTCTGCTACCACGCGGTGCGCAACTTGGCCCGTCTCGGCCGCAATATCGTGTCGCCGTTCTGGGCGGTGTTGGGTTTCGGTCGAGCCTCCGCCGGCCCCGGCCAGCACACGCCGCGAAACCTGTTGGGTTTCAAGGACGGTACCCGCAACATCGCCACCGATGGCGAGTACGCGAAATTCGTCTGGGTCAACAACAGTGACCAGCCGTGGATGAACGGGGGGACATACCAAGTCGTCCGCAAGATCCGGATGCTGATGGAGACGTGGGATGTCGACCGGATCGGTAATCAGCAGCGGATCTTCGGGCGCACCAAAGAGGAAGGGGCGCCGCTGAGCGGCAAGCACGAATTCGATACACCGGATTTCGCCGCCAAGGGCACCGACGGCAACCCGCTCATCGATCCGATGTCTCACGTCGGCCTTGCCGCCCGGGAAAACAACGACGGCATCATGATCCGCCGGCGGTCCTACAACTACACCGACGGTCTCGACGCCAACGGCCAACTCAACGCCGGTCTGCTGTTCGTCTCGTATCAAAAAGATCCCCAAGATTTTATCCGTCTGCAGAACCGACTGGGTGCCCACGACCTTCTCAACGAATACATCCGCCACATCGGGTCAGCAATCTTCGCGGTGCCGCCGGCGCCGGCCGAAGGCCATTACATCGCGCAAAGCCTGTTCGGCTGA